The following coding sequences lie in one Niabella agricola genomic window:
- a CDS encoding sialidase family protein: protein MLTKTLFSIWFCGLVLMAIGCKKQGLVGFDPVNPNAPGLADSNKYVKLFERGYEGYALFRIPAIVRAKSGVLLAFAEGRMCGSCGDAGDINMVLKRSTNGGKSWSDLMVVWDDGGNTCGNPVPIVDEETGIIHLLMSWNNTRAFVTRSTDEGLTWSTPEEITAGIKEVGWTWYATGPVHGIQLTQGAHKGRLIAPTYTTASNLGNKSYSFSVYSDDHGATWKKGALTKQGDVGECTVAEVSTGLLLNMRSSVSNARVLATSTDGGLTWGNNQLQPDLIDPKCQASMISFKQNEKWMLLQSNAAAQTRTNMMVKMSADDGKTWSASYTVFYGASAYSDMVLLDERHIGLVFENGDKSPYDRIYFKRIPLSNLQ from the coding sequence ATGCTTACAAAAACGCTTTTTTCAATTTGGTTTTGTGGCCTGGTATTGATGGCCATCGGGTGTAAAAAACAAGGGTTGGTTGGGTTTGACCCGGTAAATCCGAATGCACCCGGGTTGGCAGATTCAAATAAATATGTAAAACTTTTTGAGCGCGGCTATGAAGGGTATGCGCTGTTCCGCATTCCTGCGATTGTGCGTGCAAAATCCGGTGTGCTGCTGGCATTTGCAGAAGGCCGCATGTGTGGTAGCTGCGGCGATGCCGGCGATATTAATATGGTGCTGAAAAGAAGCACCAACGGTGGTAAGTCCTGGAGCGATTTGATGGTGGTTTGGGATGATGGGGGAAATACCTGTGGTAACCCGGTGCCGATCGTGGATGAAGAAACCGGAATAATCCATTTATTAATGAGCTGGAACAATACCCGGGCCTTTGTAACCCGGTCAACCGACGAAGGGCTCACCTGGTCAACTCCAGAGGAAATCACCGCCGGCATAAAAGAGGTGGGCTGGACCTGGTACGCAACAGGACCGGTGCACGGCATCCAGTTAACACAAGGGGCTCATAAAGGCCGGCTGATTGCACCCACCTATACCACCGCCAGCAACTTGGGAAACAAGAGCTATTCCTTCTCTGTTTACTCCGATGATCATGGAGCGACCTGGAAAAAAGGTGCGCTCACAAAACAAGGAGATGTTGGAGAGTGTACGGTTGCGGAAGTTAGTACCGGCCTCTTGCTCAATATGCGTTCGTCTGTATCCAATGCCCGGGTGTTGGCCACGAGCACCGATGGCGGATTAACCTGGGGCAATAACCAATTGCAGCCGGATCTTATTGATCCCAAATGCCAGGCCAGCATGATTAGTTTTAAACAAAATGAGAAGTGGATGTTATTACAATCCAATGCAGCAGCTCAAACACGTACAAATATGATGGTGAAAATGTCTGCTGATGACGGGAAAACATGGAGCGCCTCATACACGGTTTTTTACGGAGCTTCCGCTTATTCCGATATGGTGCTGCTGGATGAACGGCATATCGGGTTGGTTTTTGAAAATGGAGATAAAAGTCCCTACGACCGGATCTATTTTAAACGCATCCCATTATCCAATCTTCAATAA
- a CDS encoding RagB/SusD family nutrient uptake outer membrane protein — protein sequence MKNYCLLIFLGLLFLSACEKLIDIKPDSAITAENYWNAEGDVTGYLTGIYTKYRDVMNNTYYLEDRGDAFGPGLESGMSSAWQQNLTPQNAPNWLDFYNVVHHCNLVLKYAPGISFSREDDKNRVLAQVKFIRAHIYFTLLRCWGDVPVVTEPTESATTPLPARAKAAEVVSFILKNIDEAIGAFPEDNIKDKDLASKQAAYALKADVLLWKAKVLGGGSTDLAEAIVAVDKAAVGLSLEDDFSKIFSTDNRKGREVLFALHFAKDEKSDQYSKQLKPRDIFVQAALNKNDIPYAVSGARSQYAPSDKLQQAFKMNANDKRTNASFIIATGANNAVIGVFDNKMRGTVYPDNRYYDNDIIVYRLGELILFKAEALAALGRTTEAITELDKIRTRAGIGNYKGAADQGSVEREILNERFRELYLELKRWPDLLRFHFEGVIDVRAEVANMNGSVPLFFPIPKAQIDINPNLTQTEGY from the coding sequence TTTAGGGCTGCTCTTTTTGTCCGCCTGTGAAAAACTAATCGATATAAAGCCCGACTCTGCCATCACGGCTGAAAATTATTGGAACGCGGAGGGGGATGTAACGGGCTACCTTACCGGCATCTATACAAAGTACCGGGATGTAATGAATAATACTTACTACCTGGAAGACCGGGGCGATGCATTTGGCCCGGGCCTCGAATCCGGGATGTCTTCTGCCTGGCAACAGAATTTAACGCCACAAAATGCACCCAACTGGCTTGATTTTTATAACGTGGTGCATCATTGTAACCTGGTTCTAAAATATGCGCCTGGCATCTCTTTTTCACGGGAGGACGATAAAAACAGGGTATTGGCCCAGGTGAAATTTATCCGGGCGCATATTTACTTTACACTGCTGCGTTGCTGGGGCGATGTGCCGGTTGTTACGGAGCCTACGGAAAGCGCAACCACGCCGCTACCCGCAAGAGCAAAAGCTGCAGAAGTGGTTTCCTTTATTTTGAAGAATATTGATGAGGCTATCGGCGCCTTCCCGGAAGACAATATTAAAGACAAGGACCTGGCTTCAAAACAGGCGGCCTATGCATTGAAGGCAGATGTTTTGTTGTGGAAGGCAAAAGTGCTGGGCGGGGGATCAACAGATCTTGCCGAAGCCATTGTTGCTGTGGATAAAGCCGCGGTGGGCTTAAGCCTGGAGGATGACTTTTCAAAAATATTCAGCACCGATAACCGCAAGGGCCGGGAAGTATTGTTCGCGCTGCATTTCGCAAAAGATGAAAAGTCGGATCAGTACAGCAAGCAACTGAAGCCGCGTGATATTTTTGTGCAGGCGGCACTTAACAAAAATGATATCCCCTATGCCGTAAGCGGCGCCCGGAGCCAGTATGCACCTTCTGATAAATTACAACAGGCGTTTAAGATGAATGCGAATGATAAACGAACAAATGCCTCGTTTATCATTGCCACGGGTGCTAACAATGCAGTGATCGGCGTATTTGACAATAAGATGCGCGGTACCGTTTATCCGGATAACCGATATTACGACAATGATATTATCGTATACCGCCTGGGTGAGCTGATCCTTTTTAAAGCGGAGGCACTGGCTGCGTTGGGTCGTACTACAGAAGCAATTACGGAGCTGGATAAAATACGGACACGAGCCGGTATTGGTAATTATAAAGGAGCAGCAGATCAGGGGTCCGTAGAACGGGAAATACTAAATGAACGCTTCAGAGAACTGTACCTGGAGCTCAAACGCTGGCCGGATCTGCTGCGCTTTCATTTTGAAGGCGTGATTGATGTTCGCGCGGAAGTAGCCAATATGAATGGCTCGGTACCGTTGTTCTTTCCCATTCCAAAAGCGCAAATAGATATAAACCCCAATTTGACTCAAACGGAAGGATATTAA